From Streptomyces qinzhouensis, one genomic window encodes:
- the coxB gene encoding cytochrome c oxidase subunit II produces MSPNGSDLPRSHGAGGTPVSRRPMRRKLPQVLTAGLILVTATGCEYTWEDFPRLGMPTPVTEEAPIILSLWQGSWAAALVTGVLVWGLILWSVFFHRRSRTKIEVPPQTRYNLPIEALYTVVPLIIVSVFFYFTARDESKILSLSDKPEHTVNVVGFQWSWGFNYIADVPGSTGDAKTDKNLKAIPQKWRDDLPVNAGGVWEAGIPGTRDPETGNPGPTLVLPKGEKVRFILTSRDVIHSFWVVPFLFKQDVIPGHTNAFEVTATQEGTFLGKCAELCGVDHSRMLFNVKVVSPAEYKDYLKKLADKGQTGYIPAGIAQTTPAINAEKKQL; encoded by the coding sequence GTGAGTCCCAACGGCTCCGACCTCCCCCGCAGCCATGGCGCGGGTGGTACCCCCGTGTCGCGGCGCCCGATGCGGCGGAAGCTGCCGCAGGTGCTGACTGCGGGCCTGATTCTGGTTACCGCCACCGGTTGTGAATACACCTGGGAAGACTTCCCCCGGCTGGGTATGCCCACCCCGGTGACGGAAGAGGCGCCCATCATCCTCTCCCTCTGGCAGGGCTCGTGGGCGGCGGCGCTTGTCACCGGCGTCCTCGTGTGGGGTCTGATCCTGTGGAGCGTCTTCTTCCACCGGCGCAGCCGCACCAAGATCGAGGTTCCCCCGCAGACCCGGTACAACCTGCCCATCGAGGCGCTGTACACGGTGGTCCCGCTCATCATCGTTTCGGTGTTCTTCTACTTCACCGCGCGTGACGAGTCGAAGATCCTCTCCCTCTCCGACAAGCCGGAGCACACCGTCAACGTGGTGGGCTTCCAGTGGAGCTGGGGCTTCAACTACATCGCGGACGTTCCCGGTTCCACGGGCGACGCCAAGACGGACAAGAACCTCAAGGCGATTCCGCAGAAGTGGCGGGACGACCTCCCCGTCAACGCCGGCGGCGTCTGGGAGGCCGGCATCCCCGGCACCCGTGACCCCGAGACCGGTAACCCGGGCCCGACCCTGGTGCTGCCGAAGGGCGAGAAGGTCCGCTTCATCCTGACCTCGCGTGATGTCATCCACTCCTTCTGGGTGGTCCCCTTCCTGTTCAAGCAGGACGTCATCCCGGGTCACACCAACGCGTTCGAGGTGACCGCCACACAGGAGGGCACCTTCCTCGGCAAGTGTGCCGAGCTCTGCGGCGTCGACCACTCCCGGATGCTCTTCAACGTCAAGGTCGTTTCGCCCGCGGAATACAAGGACTACTTGAAGAAGCTGGCGGACAAGGGCCAGACCGGGTACATCCCGGCAGGCATTGCGCAGACGACGCCGGCCATCAACGCGGAGAAGAAGCAACTGTGA
- a CDS encoding cysteine desulfurase/sulfurtransferase TusA family protein, producing the protein MPYFDTASSAPLHPVARQALLAALDEGWADPARLYREGRRARLLLDAAREAAADAVGCRPDELIFTPSGTRAVHLGVSGAAAARRRAGRRVVVSAVEHSSVLHAADRFAMTEVPVDRLGRVSAAAFAGALRGDGSGPAGEGTALACLQSANHETGTEQPVAEVAGVCREAGVPLLVDAAQSLAWGPVDGGWSLLAASAHKWGGPAGVGLLAVRKGVRFAPQEPADERESGRSAGFENLPAIVAAAASLRAVRAEAAGEAAGLRALVDRIRTRVPELVPDVEVVGDPVRRLPHIVTFSCLYVDGESLLHELDRAGFSVSSGSSCTSSTLTPSHVLRAMGVLSEGNVRVSLPLGTAAAEVDRFLAVLPGLVSTVRARIGAPDAEAPAGAAGSGGSRVLDTLGRRCPIPVIELAKLLPRVPVGATITVLSDDEAARLDIPAWCEMRGQEYAGEHEAERGTAYLVRRVS; encoded by the coding sequence GTGCCCTACTTCGACACCGCGTCCTCCGCTCCGCTGCACCCCGTGGCCCGGCAGGCCCTGCTGGCCGCCCTCGACGAGGGGTGGGCCGACCCGGCCCGGCTCTATCGGGAGGGGCGGCGGGCCCGGCTGTTGCTGGACGCGGCGCGGGAGGCGGCGGCGGATGCGGTCGGCTGCCGCCCGGACGAGCTCATCTTCACTCCTTCGGGGACGCGCGCGGTTCACCTCGGGGTGTCGGGGGCGGCCGCGGCGCGCCGACGGGCGGGCCGGCGGGTGGTGGTCTCGGCGGTCGAGCATTCGTCGGTGCTGCACGCGGCGGACCGTTTCGCCATGACAGAGGTGCCGGTGGACCGGCTCGGCCGGGTGTCGGCCGCCGCGTTCGCCGGGGCGCTGCGGGGGGATGGTTCCGGGCCTGCCGGGGAGGGCACGGCGCTGGCGTGTCTCCAGTCGGCGAATCATGAGACGGGTACGGAGCAGCCGGTGGCGGAGGTCGCCGGGGTGTGCCGGGAGGCGGGGGTTCCGCTGCTGGTGGATGCCGCCCAGTCGCTGGCGTGGGGCCCGGTGGATGGGGGCTGGTCGCTGCTGGCCGCGAGCGCGCACAAGTGGGGTGGTCCGGCGGGGGTGGGGCTGCTGGCGGTCCGCAAGGGGGTCAGGTTCGCCCCGCAGGAGCCGGCGGACGAGCGGGAGTCCGGCCGTTCCGCGGGTTTCGAGAATCTTCCGGCGATCGTGGCCGCGGCGGCGTCGCTCCGGGCGGTACGCGCCGAGGCGGCGGGCGAGGCGGCCGGGCTGCGGGCTCTGGTGGACCGGATCCGTACCCGGGTGCCGGAGCTGGTGCCGGATGTGGAGGTGGTGGGTGACCCGGTGCGGCGGCTGCCGCATATCGTCACCTTCTCCTGTCTCTATGTCGACGGGGAGAGTCTGCTGCACGAGCTGGACCGGGCGGGTTTCTCGGTGTCCTCGGGCTCGTCGTGCACTTCGAGCACGCTGACGCCGAGCCATGTGCTGCGGGCGATGGGGGTGCTGAGCGAGGGCAATGTCCGGGTTTCTCTGCCGTTGGGTACGGCGGCGGCGGAGGTGGACCGTTTTCTGGCGGTCCTCCCGGGTCTGGTGTCCACGGTACGGGCCCGTATCGGCGCTCCGGACGCCGAGGCCCCTGCGGGGGCGGCGGGGTCCGGGGGGTCCCGGGTCCTGGACACTCTCGGCCGGCGCTGTCCGATCCCGGTGATCGAACTGGCCAAGCTCCTCCCCCGGGTCCCTGTCGGCGCGACGATCACCGTCCTCTCGGACGACGAGGCGGCTCGTCTGGACATTCCCGCGTGGTGCGAGATGCGGGGCCAGGAGTATGCGGGCGAACACGAGGCGGAACGCGGCACGGCGTACTTGGTCCGCCGGGTGTCCTGA
- a CDS encoding carbohydrate kinase family protein, translating into MRIAVTGSIATDHLMTFPGRFADQLVADQLHTVSLSFLVDTLNVRRGGVGANICFGMGQLGTRPVLVGAAGADFGEYRSWLDRHGVDTGSVRISEVLHTARFVCTTDADHNQIGSFYTGAMSEARLIELKSVADRVGGLDLVLIGADDPEAMLRHTEECRSREIPFAADFSQQIARMSGDEIRILLDGATYLFSNEYEKGLIENKTGWTDEEILARVGHRVTTLGSRGVRIERTGEDPIEVGCAEETAKVDPTGVGDAFRAGFLSGLSWGVSLERAAQIGCMLATLVIETLGTQEYTLRRAHFMERFTKAYGDTAAAEVHQYL; encoded by the coding sequence GTGCGAATCGCAGTCACCGGCTCCATCGCCACCGACCATCTGATGACCTTCCCCGGCCGCTTCGCCGACCAGCTGGTCGCCGACCAGCTCCACACGGTCTCCCTCTCCTTCCTGGTCGACACCCTCAACGTGCGCAGGGGAGGCGTCGGCGCCAACATCTGCTTCGGCATGGGACAGCTCGGCACCCGGCCCGTCCTGGTCGGCGCGGCCGGAGCCGACTTCGGCGAGTACCGCTCCTGGCTCGACCGCCACGGCGTCGACACCGGCTCCGTCCGGATCTCCGAAGTCCTCCACACGGCACGCTTCGTCTGCACCACCGACGCCGACCACAACCAGATCGGCTCCTTCTACACCGGCGCCATGAGCGAAGCCCGGCTCATCGAGCTCAAATCCGTCGCCGACCGCGTCGGCGGCCTCGACCTCGTCCTCATCGGCGCCGACGACCCCGAAGCGATGCTCCGCCACACCGAGGAATGCCGCTCCCGCGAAATCCCCTTCGCCGCCGACTTCTCCCAGCAGATCGCCCGAATGAGCGGCGACGAGATCCGGATACTGCTCGACGGCGCGACCTACCTCTTCTCCAACGAATACGAGAAGGGCCTCATCGAGAACAAGACGGGCTGGACCGACGAGGAAATCCTCGCCCGAGTCGGCCACCGCGTCACCACCCTCGGCTCCCGGGGCGTCCGCATCGAACGCACCGGCGAAGACCCCATCGAGGTCGGCTGCGCCGAGGAAACCGCCAAGGTCGACCCCACCGGCGTCGGCGACGCCTTCCGCGCCGGCTTCCTCTCAGGACTCTCCTGGGGCGTCAGCCTCGAACGCGCGGCCCAGATCGGCTGCATGCTGGCCACCCTCGTGATCGAAACCCTCGGCACCCAGGAGTACACGCTGCGACGCGCACACTTCATGGAACGCTTCACCAAGGCATACGGTGACACCGCCGCCGCCGAGGTCCACCAGTACCTCTGA
- a CDS encoding HesB/IscA family protein, with translation MSVSDETQTVSDGILLSDAAAAKVKALLDQEGREDLALRVAVQPGGCSGLRYQLFFDERSLDGDVVKDFDGVKVVTDRMSAPYLGGASIDFVDTIEKQGFTIDNPNATGSCACGDSFN, from the coding sequence ATGTCCGTATCGGACGAGACCCAGACCGTGAGCGACGGCATCCTCCTGTCCGACGCCGCCGCGGCCAAGGTGAAGGCCCTGCTCGACCAGGAAGGCCGCGAAGATCTGGCGCTGCGCGTCGCCGTCCAGCCCGGCGGCTGCTCCGGCCTGCGTTACCAGCTCTTCTTCGACGAGCGTTCCCTCGACGGGGATGTCGTCAAGGACTTCGACGGCGTCAAGGTCGTGACCGACCGGATGAGCGCTCCGTACCTGGGTGGTGCGTCCATCGACTTCGTCGACACCATCGAGAAGCAGGGCTTCACCATCGACAACCCGAACGCCACGGGCTCCTGCGCCTGCGGCGACTCCTTCAACTAG
- the nadA gene encoding quinolinate synthase NadA produces the protein MTTTPTGTEPRKAALDVAPTPLALLLLGREADPRSERGVECPGDLPSPSDPDLVERARAAKAKLGDRVFVLGHHYQRDEVIQFADVTGDSFKLARDAAARPEAEYIVFCGVHFMAESADILTSEDQKVVLPDLAAGCSMADMATAEQVAECWDVLTEAGIAEQVVPVSYMNSSADIKAFTGRHSGTICTSSNAQRALEWAFEQGEKVLFLPDQHLGRNTAVRDMGMSLDDCVVYNPHKPNGGLTAEQLRAAKMILWRGHCSVHGRFSLESVEDVRNRIPGVNVLVHPECKHEVVAAADYVGSTEYIIKTLDAAPAGSKWAIGTELNLVRRVANAHPDKEVVFLDRTVCFCSTMNRIDLPHLVWTLESLAEGTLVNRIRVDEETEHYAKLALERMLALP, from the coding sequence GTGACCACCACCCCAACTGGTACGGAGCCGCGGAAGGCCGCGCTCGACGTGGCGCCGACGCCGCTCGCGCTGCTGCTGCTCGGCCGGGAGGCCGATCCGAGGAGCGAGCGCGGCGTCGAATGCCCCGGCGATCTGCCCTCGCCCTCGGATCCGGATCTGGTGGAACGGGCCCGTGCCGCGAAGGCGAAGCTCGGTGACCGCGTCTTCGTCCTGGGCCACCACTACCAGCGCGACGAGGTCATCCAGTTCGCCGATGTCACCGGCGACTCCTTCAAGCTGGCGCGGGACGCCGCCGCCCGGCCGGAGGCCGAGTACATCGTCTTCTGCGGTGTCCACTTCATGGCGGAGTCCGCGGACATCCTGACCTCCGAGGACCAGAAGGTCGTCCTGCCGGATCTGGCCGCCGGGTGCTCGATGGCCGATATGGCGACGGCCGAACAGGTCGCCGAGTGCTGGGACGTACTGACCGAGGCCGGGATAGCCGAGCAGGTCGTTCCGGTGTCGTACATGAACTCGTCGGCGGACATCAAGGCGTTCACCGGCCGGCACTCCGGCACGATCTGCACCTCGTCCAACGCGCAGCGGGCCCTGGAGTGGGCGTTCGAGCAGGGCGAGAAGGTGCTGTTCCTCCCCGACCAGCACCTCGGGCGGAACACCGCCGTACGCGATATGGGGATGTCCCTGGACGACTGCGTGGTCTACAACCCGCACAAGCCGAACGGCGGGCTCACCGCGGAGCAGCTGCGCGCGGCGAAGATGATCCTGTGGCGCGGCCACTGCTCGGTGCACGGGCGGTTCTCGCTGGAGTCCGTCGAGGACGTACGGAACCGGATCCCGGGCGTCAACGTGCTGGTGCACCCCGAGTGCAAGCACGAGGTGGTGGCCGCGGCGGACTACGTCGGCTCGACGGAGTACATCATCAAGACCCTGGACGCGGCCCCGGCCGGGTCGAAGTGGGCGATCGGCACCGAGCTGAACCTGGTCCGCCGGGTGGCGAACGCCCACCCGGACAAGGAGGTCGTCTTCCTCGACCGGACGGTCTGCTTCTGCTCCACCATGAACCGGATCGACCTGCCGCATCTGGTCTGGACGCTGGAGTCGCTGGCGGAGGGCACGCTGGTGAACCGGATCCGGGTCGACGAGGAGACCGAGCACTACGCCAAGCTGGCGCTGGAGCGGATGCTCGCCCTCCCCTAG
- a CDS encoding alpha/beta fold hydrolase, translated as MTEYVLIPGADGRAWYWHRVVPELRARGHEAIAVDLPEDNTAGLADYTDAVIEQLDAASGRLVVVAQSLAGFIAPLLCERIPVEKLILVNAMVPAPGESAGEWWAGTGHPEARRAAALRGGRDPEAPFDPLVDFFHDVPPEIADEALAIGPPGGPSEALFADPWPLDAWPDVPTRFLQGRDDRFFPLEFQRKVVAERLGVAVEPLPGGHLIALARPEQLTDWICG; from the coding sequence ATGACGGAGTACGTACTCATCCCCGGCGCCGACGGCCGCGCCTGGTACTGGCACCGCGTCGTACCCGAGCTGCGCGCCCGGGGGCATGAGGCCATCGCCGTCGATCTGCCCGAGGACAACACCGCGGGACTGGCCGACTACACGGACGCGGTGATCGAGCAGCTCGACGCCGCGTCCGGGAGGCTGGTCGTCGTGGCCCAGTCCCTCGCCGGGTTCATCGCGCCGCTGCTGTGCGAACGGATCCCGGTCGAGAAGCTGATCCTGGTCAATGCGATGGTTCCGGCGCCCGGCGAGAGCGCGGGGGAGTGGTGGGCCGGAACCGGGCATCCGGAGGCCCGCCGGGCGGCGGCGCTCCGGGGCGGGCGGGACCCGGAAGCGCCCTTCGACCCGCTGGTGGACTTCTTCCACGACGTACCCCCGGAGATCGCCGACGAGGCGCTGGCGATCGGCCCGCCCGGGGGCCCGTCCGAGGCACTCTTCGCCGACCCCTGGCCCCTGGACGCCTGGCCGGATGTGCCCACCCGCTTTCTCCAGGGCCGTGACGACCGGTTCTTCCCGCTGGAGTTCCAGCGGAAGGTGGTCGCGGAGCGGCTGGGCGTCGCGGTCGAGCCACTGCCCGGCGGACATCTGATCGCCCTGGCCCGCCCGGAGCAGCTCACCGACTGGATCTGCGGCTGA
- a CDS encoding efflux RND transporter permease subunit: MSWLSSFSLKQRALVGLMSIIALVFGAIAIPQIKQQLLPSIELPMVSVLAPYEGASPDLVEKQVVEPLEDAIEAVDGIKGITSTASEGNAVIMASFEYGEGTKQLIADVQQAVNRARSQLPQDVEPEVIAGSTDDIPAVVLAVSSSSKDEQALEDQLERVVIPALKDIDGVGQITVAGVRDVQISVTPDEAKLAGAGLNTTALGAALTAGGASVPAGSFSEDGKSRTVQVGSGYTSLQQIQELRIPRPGGAPVRLGDLATVAQTPAAAVSLTRTNGKSSLGLFVNMDNDGSAVAISDAVKDKLPDLRKDLGAGSEVTVVSDQGPAVSKAISGLTTEGALGLVFAVIVILVFLASLRSTLVTAVSIPLSVVLALIVLWTRDLSLNMLTLGALTIAIGRVVDDSIVVLENIKRHLGYGEERESAIINAVKEVAGAVTSSTLTTVAVFLPIGFAGGMIGELFGSFSLTITAALLASLLVSLTVVPVLSYWFLRAPKAVRGLDEDEARRIAEEKEGRSKLQRSYIPVLRFATRRRITSVVLALVILVGTFGMAGLLKTNFFDQGEQEVMSLRQELPAGTSLEAADTAAKKVEKVLSGIGELENYQVTVGSTGWMAAFGGSTGANQATYQMTLKDAGDYEKVRDRIDDELAKLDGIGDTTISAGDGFASQDLSVVVKAADPATLKSAAELVRKEVAGLKDVTDVQSDLAQSIPRISVTAKAGAAEAGFNDATLGAAVLQAVKGTAVAKAVLNNTERDVLIASAKPAKTMAELRALPLGTVKLGQIAEVRLAPAPVSMTRIDGARAATITAKPTGDNTGAVGSDLQSKLKSLDLPEGATTAIGGVSEDQDEAFASLALAMLAAIAIVFMLLVATFRSLVQPLILLVSIPFAATGAIGLLLATNTPMGVPALIGMLMLIGIVVTNAIVLIDLINQYRRQGLGVVESVIEGGRHRLRPILMTALATIFALLPMALGITGEGGFIAKPLAVVVIGGLLSSTLLTLLLVPTLYTMVELRKERRAAKKAAKRAKKDGGPTPPDSAAEGLTLQQV; the protein is encoded by the coding sequence ATGTCCTGGCTGTCCAGCTTCAGCCTGAAACAGCGCGCCCTGGTGGGACTGATGTCCATCATCGCGCTCGTCTTCGGGGCGATCGCCATCCCCCAGATCAAACAGCAGTTGCTGCCTTCCATCGAACTGCCGATGGTCTCGGTTCTCGCACCGTACGAGGGTGCCTCGCCCGACCTGGTGGAGAAGCAGGTCGTCGAACCGCTCGAGGACGCCATCGAGGCGGTCGACGGCATCAAGGGCATCACCTCCACGGCGAGCGAGGGCAACGCCGTGATCATGGCCAGCTTCGAGTACGGCGAGGGCACCAAGCAGCTCATCGCCGATGTCCAGCAGGCCGTGAACCGGGCCAGGTCCCAGCTGCCCCAGGACGTCGAACCCGAGGTCATCGCCGGTTCCACCGACGACATCCCGGCCGTGGTCCTCGCCGTGAGCTCCTCCTCCAAGGACGAGCAGGCGCTCGAAGACCAGCTGGAGCGGGTCGTCATCCCGGCCCTGAAGGACATCGACGGCGTCGGCCAGATCACCGTCGCCGGTGTACGCGACGTCCAGATCTCCGTCACTCCCGACGAGGCCAAGCTCGCCGGGGCCGGCCTGAACACCACGGCGCTCGGCGCGGCCCTGACGGCGGGCGGCGCCAGCGTGCCGGCCGGTTCCTTCAGCGAGGACGGCAAGAGCCGCACCGTCCAGGTGGGCAGCGGCTACACCAGCCTCCAGCAGATTCAGGAGCTGCGGATCCCGCGCCCGGGCGGTGCGCCCGTCCGCCTCGGCGACCTGGCGACGGTGGCGCAGACCCCGGCCGCCGCGGTCTCCCTCACCCGTACCAACGGAAAGTCCAGCCTCGGGCTCTTCGTGAACATGGACAACGACGGCAGCGCCGTCGCCATCTCCGACGCCGTCAAGGACAAGCTGCCCGACCTGCGCAAGGACCTCGGCGCCGGATCCGAGGTCACGGTCGTCTCCGACCAGGGCCCGGCGGTCTCCAAGGCGATCTCCGGACTGACCACCGAGGGCGCGCTCGGACTGGTCTTCGCCGTGATCGTGATCCTGGTCTTCCTGGCGTCCCTGCGGTCCACCCTGGTCACCGCGGTCTCCATCCCGCTCTCCGTGGTGCTGGCGCTGATCGTCCTGTGGACCCGCGACCTCTCCCTGAACATGCTCACCCTCGGCGCGCTGACCATCGCCATCGGCCGGGTCGTCGACGACTCGATCGTGGTGCTGGAGAACATCAAGCGCCATCTCGGGTACGGCGAGGAGCGCGAGAGCGCGATCATCAACGCGGTGAAGGAGGTCGCCGGAGCGGTCACCTCCTCCACCCTGACCACCGTCGCCGTCTTCCTCCCCATCGGCTTCGCCGGCGGCATGATCGGCGAGCTCTTCGGCTCCTTCTCGCTGACCATCACCGCGGCCCTGCTCGCCTCGCTGCTGGTCTCCCTCACCGTCGTCCCCGTGCTGTCGTACTGGTTCCTGCGCGCCCCCAAGGCCGTCCGGGGCCTCGACGAGGACGAGGCCCGGCGGATCGCCGAGGAGAAGGAAGGCCGCAGCAAGCTCCAGCGGTCGTACATCCCGGTCCTGCGCTTCGCCACCCGCCGCCGGATCACCAGTGTGGTGCTGGCCCTCGTCATCCTCGTCGGCACCTTCGGCATGGCCGGACTGCTGAAGACGAACTTCTTCGACCAGGGTGAGCAGGAGGTCATGTCGCTCCGCCAGGAGCTGCCCGCCGGGACCAGCCTGGAGGCCGCCGACACCGCGGCCAAGAAGGTCGAGAAGGTCCTCTCGGGCATCGGTGAACTGGAGAACTACCAGGTCACCGTGGGTTCCACCGGCTGGATGGCCGCCTTCGGCGGCAGCACGGGCGCCAACCAGGCCACGTACCAGATGACCCTGAAGGACGCCGGCGACTACGAGAAGGTCCGCGACCGGATCGACGACGAGCTGGCGAAGCTCGACGGTATCGGCGACACCACCATCTCGGCCGGTGACGGCTTCGCCAGCCAGGACCTGAGCGTCGTGGTCAAGGCCGCCGACCCCGCGACCCTGAAGAGCGCGGCCGAGCTGGTACGCAAGGAGGTCGCCGGGCTGAAGGACGTCACCGACGTCCAGAGCGACCTGGCCCAGTCCATCCCGCGGATCTCCGTCACCGCCAAGGCCGGGGCGGCCGAGGCCGGGTTCAACGACGCCACGCTCGGCGCGGCGGTGCTCCAGGCCGTCAAGGGCACGGCGGTGGCCAAGGCGGTCCTGAACAACACCGAACGCGATGTCCTGATCGCCTCGGCCAAGCCCGCCAAGACCATGGCCGAACTGCGGGCACTGCCGCTCGGCACGGTCAAGCTGGGACAGATCGCGGAGGTGAGGCTGGCGCCCGCGCCGGTGTCGATGACCCGGATCGACGGCGCCCGGGCCGCCACGATCACCGCCAAGCCGACCGGTGACAACACCGGAGCGGTCGGCTCCGACCTTCAGTCGAAGCTCAAGAGCCTGGACCTGCCCGAGGGCGCCACCACCGCCATCGGCGGCGTCTCCGAGGACCAGGACGAGGCCTTCGCCTCCCTCGCCCTCGCCATGCTCGCGGCCATCGCGATCGTGTTCATGCTGCTGGTCGCCACCTTCCGCTCGCTGGTGCAGCCGCTGATCCTGCTGGTCTCCATCCCGTTCGCGGCGACCGGCGCGATCGGACTGCTGCTCGCCACGAACACCCCGATGGGTGTACCCGCGCTGATCGGCATGCTGATGCTGATCGGCATCGTGGTCACCAACGCGATCGTGCTGATCGACCTGATCAACCAGTACCGGCGGCAGGGGCTCGGCGTCGTCGAGTCCGTCATCGAGGGCGGCCGGCACCGGCTGCGCCCCATCCTGATGACCGCCCTGGCCACGATCTTCGCCCTGCTGCCGATGGCCCTCGGCATCACCGGCGAGGGCGGCTTCATCGCCAAGCCGCTGGCGGTCGTGGTGATCGGCGGACTGCTGTCCTCGACCCTGCTGACGCTCCTGCTGGTGCCGACGCTGTACACGATGGTCGAGCTGCGCAAGGAGCGCCGCGCGGCGAAGAAGGCGGCCAAGCGGGCCAAGAAGGACGGCGGCCCGACGCCGCCGGACTCGGCGGCAGAGGGGCTCACCCTGCAGCAGGTCTAG
- a CDS encoding response regulator → MTIRVLLVDDQTLLRSAFRVLVDSEPDMTVVGEAADGAEAVELARAERPDVVLMDIRMPGMDGLAATRLISSDPELDRVRVVMLTTFEVDEYVVRSLRAGASGFLGKGAEPEELLNAIRIAAAGEALLSPVATKGLIAKFLAQGGPDDDTSEPYSDRLEALTGREREVLVLVAGGLSNDEIAERLAVSPLTVKTHVNRAMAKLGARDRAQLVVTAYESGLVRPRVE, encoded by the coding sequence ATGACCATCCGGGTCTTGCTGGTCGACGATCAGACGCTGCTGCGCAGCGCTTTCCGGGTCCTGGTGGACTCCGAACCGGACATGACCGTCGTCGGGGAGGCCGCGGACGGCGCGGAGGCCGTCGAACTCGCCCGCGCCGAACGGCCGGACGTCGTCCTGATGGACATCCGGATGCCCGGCATGGACGGTCTGGCCGCCACCCGGCTGATCAGCTCCGATCCCGAACTGGACCGGGTACGGGTGGTGATGCTGACCACCTTCGAGGTGGACGAGTACGTGGTCCGGTCGCTGCGCGCCGGGGCCTCCGGCTTCCTCGGCAAGGGTGCCGAGCCCGAGGAACTCCTCAACGCCATCCGGATCGCCGCCGCCGGGGAGGCACTCCTCTCGCCGGTCGCCACCAAGGGGCTGATCGCCAAGTTCCTCGCCCAGGGCGGCCCGGACGACGACACCTCGGAGCCGTACTCGGACCGGCTCGAAGCGCTCACCGGACGGGAGCGGGAGGTTCTCGTCCTGGTCGCGGGCGGGCTCTCCAACGACGAGATCGCCGAACGTCTCGCGGTCAGCCCGCTGACCGTGAAGACCCATGTGAATCGGGCCATGGCCAAATTGGGGGCCCGGGACCGGGCCCAACTCGTCGTCACCGCCTACGAGTCGGGGCTGGTCCGCCCGAGGGTGGAGTAG
- a CDS encoding sensor histidine kinase codes for MTTLADGFNRTRCWLRAHPVALDGALAATVFLCMVVGSFAEPYGYGEHGPRFRVRTPDERSLVLMTLAAAALVHRRRDPMAVLVFTGVLTAVELVYGNRPAPVAMAAVIALYTVASRTGRATTWRAGLLTMTALTGTAMFFGSTPWYTQENLGIFAWTGMAAAAGDAVRSRRDVVEAIKERAERAERTRDEEARRRVAEERLRIARDLHDVVAHHIALVNVQAGVAAHVMDRRPDQAKEALAHVREASRSALNELRATVGLLRQSGDPEAPTEPAPGLDVLDELVTTFRQSGLPVEVARADEGTRRTAAVDLAAYRIIQEALTNVRKHAGPDAKAEVSVIRVGSTLEVTVLDNGISGRMPYRTAAPPAPGTGEPRPGAPDTAGAPGVPAPDAIAPDGGPPHEIGGTGHGLLGMRERVSALGGRLTTGPRYGGGFRVQAILPLTARSGEDT; via the coding sequence GTGACGACCCTCGCCGACGGCTTCAACCGGACCCGGTGCTGGCTGCGCGCGCACCCCGTGGCGCTCGACGGAGCTCTCGCGGCCACCGTTTTCCTCTGTATGGTCGTGGGCTCGTTCGCCGAGCCTTACGGGTACGGGGAGCACGGTCCGCGGTTCCGGGTCCGCACCCCCGACGAGCGCAGCCTGGTCCTGATGACCCTGGCCGCCGCCGCGCTGGTGCACCGCCGCCGGGATCCGATGGCGGTCCTCGTCTTCACGGGGGTGCTGACGGCGGTCGAGCTCGTCTACGGCAACCGGCCCGCGCCCGTCGCGATGGCCGCCGTCATCGCCCTCTACACCGTCGCCTCCCGCACCGGCCGGGCCACCACCTGGCGGGCGGGCCTGCTGACGATGACCGCCCTCACCGGCACCGCGATGTTCTTCGGCAGCACCCCCTGGTACACCCAGGAGAACCTCGGCATCTTCGCCTGGACCGGGATGGCGGCCGCCGCGGGGGACGCGGTGCGCAGCCGCCGTGATGTCGTCGAGGCCATCAAGGAGCGGGCCGAACGGGCCGAGCGCACCCGTGACGAGGAGGCCCGCCGGCGGGTCGCCGAGGAGCGGCTGCGGATCGCCCGCGATCTGCACGATGTCGTCGCCCATCACATCGCCCTGGTCAATGTGCAGGCGGGGGTCGCGGCCCATGTCATGGACCGCCGCCCCGACCAGGCGAAGGAGGCGCTGGCGCATGTCCGGGAGGCCAGCCGCTCGGCACTGAACGAACTGCGGGCCACCGTCGGACTGCTGCGGCAGTCCGGCGATCCGGAGGCCCCCACCGAACCGGCGCCCGGGCTCGACGTCCTCGACGAACTGGTCACCACCTTCCGGCAGTCCGGCCTTCCGGTGGAGGTGGCCCGCGCCGACGAGGGCACCCGCCGTACCGCGGCGGTCGATCTGGCCGCCTACCGGATCATCCAGGAGGCGCTGACCAATGTCCGCAAGCACGCGGGACCGGACGCCAAGGCCGAGGTCAGCGTGATCCGGGTGGGCTCGACCCTGGAGGTCACGGTCCTCGACAACGGGATCTCCGGCCGGATGCCGTACAGGACGGCCGCGCCCCCGGCCCCCGGCACCGGCGAACCCCGGCCCGGCGCCCCGGACACCGCCGGGGCCCCGGGCGTCCCGGCGCCCGACGCGATCGCCCCCGACGGCGGCCCGCCGCACGAGATCGGCGGCACCGGCCACGGACTCCTCGGCATGCGGGAACGGGTCTCCGCGCTCGGGGGCAGGCTGACGACCGGACCCCGCTACGGAGGCGGCTTCCGGGTCCAGGCGATACTTCCCCTCACCGCACGTTCGGGGGAGGACACATGA